DNA sequence from the Vibrio pelagius genome:
TTGTGTTGGAAAGTACCAAAGACTTTTCTCGTACTATTACCGTAGATTCAAACGCCATCACGAATATTGGTGGTTTCCACGAGAGCGCACTCTTAGCCGCGGTTGTTCGTGCTGTTGATGCATCTCAAGGCATGGGTAAAGAGGAGACTCGTCAAGTTGAGTCGGGGATTACCGTTCGAACTATCAGTTTCGAGAAGCTAATAAAAGAATTGGCCGAAGACCACCAGCTTTACATGATGGATAAGAAAGGCGAATTTATCCGCGATGCAGAGATTGCGGAAAATCCTTGCTTCTTATTGACTGACCACATCCCAATGCCAAAGAAGAGTTACAACAGCTTAAAACGCTTAGGGACAGAGAAAATCAGTCTAGGTCCAAACATGCTGTTTGCTTCCCAATGTGTTGTGTTGATTAATAACGAGTTGGATATCCGCGGTTTTTAATTCCACTGAATTTATCAAGAGCGCAGCCCAGGACAACATAGCCCTTAGTTGAGCTGAATTGGGACTCCAGAGCAATGACGTAGTCAACACTGCATGTAGTGGTTTGATATGAAGTTTCATTTCGATTAGTATCGAATTAAATTTTAAGGAGCCAGCATGGACTTGGAAACTGTAGCGAAAGCACTGAAAGAGCTAGGCCACCCTATTCGGCTATCTATCTACAAAACCGTTGTAAAAGCGGGTCATCACGGTATCGCTGTCGGTGGCTTACAAGAAGAGCTCGGTATCCCGGGCTCCACTCTTTCTCACCATATCTCTAGCCTTGCATCCGCTGGACTAATCAGCCAAAGA
Encoded proteins:
- the trmY gene encoding tRNA (pseudouridine(54)-N(1))-methyltransferase TrmY, whose product is MRSFVLRARAAPTESKLILEGVGQEAHTEILAHTLMNTIFVAQSHREDVTVHLVLESTKDFSRTITVDSNAITNIGGFHESALLAAVVRAVDASQGMGKEETRQVESGITVRTISFEKLIKELAEDHQLYMMDKKGEFIRDAEIAENPCFLLTDHIPMPKKSYNSLKRLGTEKISLGPNMLFASQCVVLINNELDIRGF
- a CDS encoding ArsR/SmtB family transcription factor gives rise to the protein MDLETVAKALKELGHPIRLSIYKTVVKAGHHGIAVGGLQEELGIPGSTLSHHISSLASAGLISQRREGRTLFCVAEYECLDGVIDFLKDECCVNEQCESAQSS